A stretch of the Uranotaenia lowii strain MFRU-FL chromosome 3, ASM2978415v1, whole genome shotgun sequence genome encodes the following:
- the LOC129753837 gene encoding uncharacterized protein LOC129753837, producing MSLRELSVKERRARKSLNTVSQFVKNFTSSDQDQIEVRLQLLESAYEEFVAVRLKIVLLLEDQCGPEEGEDEEAASEFQSAAEKRQEQNDIVFAEAEEQYCRSKSAESPESRVKLPEIRLPTFTGRLGDWIPFRDAFQSLIHKSEKLSTMDKFTYLRFSLSGEALQEVGSIDLSGDNYEIAWKALEDRYQNNKLIVKAHLDALFEVDRMKKESFECLNQMISEFEKHLQMLTKIGEKVDGWSTILVHMICSRLDSATLKLWETYHSSKEVPSYENLIHFLKNHCAVLQSISSSSTTQPETKKQRFGANHAVTSGRCSFCSESFHSVFLCKKFQKMNIPQRYEAVKRNGLCMNCFSSGHLARNCTRGSCRHCGRRHHTLLHPAKEANSAKPKPSDPLTSTNRYHHDNRPTFSQSNQQTAINPPTTTNTSTESNQPIATVSSAFPVVKDNSHNPHPLHATDPNTPSFTIALPLYTSHQILLSTALVRVFDTTGHSVLARALLDSCSQNCFVTSRLIRKLRLQEYSDNLNLFGIGGSGCSSKKAVRACIGPRMPHISEFNEEIYFNVLPSLTIKLPSQSFAVEKWQIPEHLVLADPSFYQKAEIDVLIGAEYFLDLLQPGQHKISENGPTMQNTVFGWIISGRAQESRVPVSDQSVQLCSMSDIHEQVARFWELESCQIKSTNSVEESLCEEMFSQTTTRDATGRFVVSLPKKDFVLNRFGDSKHLAEKRFYGLEKRFSHHPDLKQAYFEFIQEYQEMGHMKLVEDCPDELRYFLPHHAVIKPESTTTKLRVVFDAPCPTTSGVSLNDGLLVGPIVQDDLLSIVTRFRLHQYAIVADIAKMYRMINLAEADQRYQCILWRDSPSEPLRIYKLTTVTYGTASAPFLATRCLLKLAEDGLHSHPLASRIVKKDFYMDDALTGVDTPEEGKRAVRELSDLLSSVGFVLRKFNSNCEEILAEIPAELRSSGSTLELDSSSTVTTLGLVWEPSTDLFHFRPPKWSSASIITKRIVLSDASKLFDPLGLVGPVIVQAKIFIQSLWQIQCGWDEPLTESMQNFWVEYRRNFSSLDSFSIPRWVGFARICEAQLHGFCDASEKAYGGCLYLRCIHEDGSASVRLLLSKSRVAPIEDLKRKKRKQSIPRLELSSALLLSHLYEKFCKATSIDVQSFFWTDSTIVKCWLASVPSRWQAFVANRVSEIQHLTKKGSWHHVPGSENPADIISRGMTPVQLQYQPLWFEGPLWLKQTRDTWPEVNEMTPEQFDKTTLEEKVSVSLPVQSVEPNELFSLKSKFSQLMRLVSWFQRFRHNSQKKNRTSRRTGNLSFEELNDAKKILVRVAQSECFSQGIKDLDKSKEVRTSSRICRLNPHLVDGIILVGGRLANAPVSESRKHPMILDHHHPLSAMIVQHYHDSLYHAGQQLPIASVRGKFWITSLRGLARKTIHSCIPCFRAKPKILEQLMADLPPVRVNPAPPFLKVGVDYCGPFALTYPHHRGSPIKCFVSIFVCLVTKAVHLELVADLSTGSFLGALKRFVGRRGKPNLIMCDNGRNFVGASREIADLQRLFRSQQFQDGVTTQAYREDINFQFIPARSPNFGGLWEAAVKSFKSAFKRTIGSRILRYDEMTTVLAQTEAVLNSRPLTPLSDDPDDFEALTPGNFLTQRPLIALEEPDLEDTSDNRLSMWQKSTKYTKLVWKKWSKLYLSDLQTRTKWTRKRDNISRDTMVLIVNEQIPPLRWPLGRVTEVFRGPDGNIRVVNVRTKDGIYGRAISKICVLPMPNNPPNADGEN from the coding sequence ATGAGTCTTCGTGAACTTTCTGTGAAAGAGCGCCGTGCGCGCAAATCTTTGAACACTGTGTCACAGTTTGTGAAAAACTTTACGAGTAGTGATCAGGACCAAATTGAAGTTCGTTTGCAATTGCTGGAAAGTGCTTATGAAGAATTTGTAGCAGTGCGATTGAAAATTGTGCTACTACTGGAGGATCAGTGCGGGCCTGAAGAAGGCGAAGATGAAGAAGCAGCATCGGAGTTTCAAAGTGCAGCTGAAAAACGGCAGGAGCAAAATGACATCGTTTTCGCCGAGGCAGAGGAGCAGTATTGTCGGTCGAAAAGTGCTGAATCCCCTGAATCCCGGGTTAAGCTACCTGAAATCCGCCTGCCTACGTTCACAGGAAGATTGGGTGACTGGATCCCTTTCCGTGATGCCTTTCAAAGCCTTATACACAAAAGCGAGAAACTTTCCACCATGGATAAGTTTACCTATTTAAGATTTTCACTTTCCGGCGAGGCTTTACAAGAAGTTGGGTCGATTGATCTTTCCGGCGATAACTACGAGATCGCCTGGAAGGCGCTTGAGGATCGTTATCAGAACAATAAATTGATCGTCAAAGCTCACCTGGATGCTCTTTTTGAAGTCGATCGCATGAAAAAAGAGAGTTTTGAATGCTTAAACCAGATGATCTCCGAATTTGAGAAGCACCTTCAAATGCTGACGAAGATAGGGGAAAAGGTCGACGGGTGGAGCACGATTCTTGTCCACATGATATGCTCCAGATTGGATTCCGCAACTTTGAAGCTGTGGGAGACTTACCACAGTTCAAAGGAAGTCCCCTCTTACGAAAACTTGATccactttttgaaaaaccattgtGCAGTATTGCAATCAATTAGCTCATCCTCTACTACCCAACCGGAGACTAAGAAACAACGCTTTGGCGCAAACCATGCAGTTACCTCCGGTCGATGCAGTTTTTGTTCAGAAAGTTTTCATTCCGTGTTTCTGTGCAAAAAGTTCCAGAAGATGAACATTCCCCAGAGGTACGAAGCGGTCAAGAGAAATGGGCTTTGCATGAATTGCTTCTCCAGTGGTCATCTCGCAAGGAATTGTACCCGTGGATCCTGTCGTCATTGCGGAAGAAGGCATCATACGCTGCTGCATCCTGCAAAAGAAGCTAACAGTGCCAAACCGAAACCCTCCGATCCGCTGACTTCGACAAATCGTTATCATCATGACAATCGTCCAACGTTTTCGCAGTCAAATCAACAAACAGCCATAAATCCACCAACAACAACCAACACATCTACCGAATCCAACCAACCAATAGCCACAGTTTCATCAGCATTCCCAGTTGTCAAAGATAATTCGCATAACCCACACCCACTGCATGCCACAGACCCAAACACACCATCCTTTACCATTGCACTTCCTCTATACACATCACACCAGATTCTCTTGTCAACCGCCCTGGTACGAGTTTTCGATACCACAGGCCACAGCGTGCTAGCCAGAGCATTATTAGATTCCTGCTCTCAGAATTGTTTCGTTACGTCTCGTCTGATTCGCAAACTTCGCCTTCAAGAGTATTCCGATAATTTGAACCTTTTTGGAATTGGTGGATCTGGATGCAGTTCCAAGAAAGCCGTCAGAGCATGCATCGGTCCACGCATGCCCCATATTTCGGAATTCAACGAGGAAATATATTTCAACGTTTTGCCAAGCCTTACGATTAAGTTACCGTCGCAGAGTTTCGCCGTTGAAAAATGGCAGATACCGGAGCATCTGGTTCTGGCAGATCCTTCGTTTTACCAAAAAGCAGAGATCGACGTGTTGATCGGGGCTGAATATTTCCTAGACCTCCTCCAACCCGGTCAGCACAAAATCAGCGAGAACGGACCCACGATGCAGAACACAGTTTTTGGGTGGATAATTTCCGGTCGAGCCCAAGAATCCCGAGTTCCTGTTTCCGACCAATCGGTGCAGCTGTGTTCCATGTCAGATATCCACGAGCAGGTTGCACGATTTTGGGAATTAGAGTCTTGTCAAATTAAGAGCACCAATTCCGTCGAAGAGTCCTTATGTGAAGAAATGTTTTCACAAACGACTACTCGAGACGCGACCGGAAGGTTTGTCGTCTCCCTACCTAAGAAAGATTTCGTTCTGAATCGTTTCGGAGATTCCAAGCATTTGGCTGAAAAGCGTTTTTATGGCCTGGAAAAACGATTTTCCCACCATCCTGATTTGAAGCAGGCCTACTTCGAATTCATCCAGGAGTACCAGGAGATGGGCCATATGAAGCTTGTTGAAGATTGTCCAGATGAGCTGCGGTATTTTTTGCCCCATCACGCAGTCATCAAACCTGAAAGCACAACGACGAAGCTGAGGGTTGTCTTTGATGCTCCGTGTCCCACAACGTCCGGTGTTTCTCTCAACGATGGTCTACTGGTTGGGCCCATAGTGCAAGACGATCTGCTCTCGATCGTTACCCGGTTCCGATTGCACCAATATGCTATAGTGGCAGATATAGCTAAAATGTACCGGATGATAAACCTAGCGGAAGCAGATCAACGTTATCAGTGCATTCTTTGGAGGGACTCGCCGTCAGAACCGCTACGAATCTATAAGCTAACGACCGTTACGTATGGCACAGCAAGTGCCCCATTCTTAGCAACTCGATGCCTTCTGAAGCTGGCAGAAGATGGACTGCATAGTCACCCACTAGCCTCTAGGATCgtaaaaaaggatttttataTGGACGATGCGTTAACTGGAGTGGATACCCCAGAAGAAGGGAAACGAGCGGTGAGAGAGCTAAGCGATCTTTTGAGTTCTGTTGGATTTGTGTTACGTAAATTCAACTCGAATTGTGAAGAAATATTGGCCGAGATTCCAGCTGAACTACGAAGTAGTGGAAGTACACTAGAGCTGGATTCCTCTTCCACCGTAACCACCCTTGGCTTGGTTTGGGAGCCTAGCACGGATCTATTCCATTTTCGCCCGCCTAAGTGGAGTTCCGCGTCGATAATCACCAAAAGAATTGTGTTATCGGATGCCTCAAAACTGTTTGATCCTCTTGGACTGGTAGGTCCTGTCATCGTGCAAGCCAAGATCTTCATCCAATCACTTTGGCAGATCCAGTGCGGCTGGGATGAGCCCTTGACAGAAAGCATGCAGAACTTCTGGGTAGAATACCGTAGAAACTTTTCGTCACTCGATAGTTTTTCGATTCCACGTTGGGTGGGATTCGCTCGAATTTGTGAGGCACAACTACACGGATTTTGTGACGCCTCGGAGAAGGCGTACGGAGGATGCCTGTATCTACGTTGCATCCACGAAGATGGTTCCGCCTCGGTGCGATTATTGTTATCCAAGTCCAGAGTCGCTCcgattgaagatctcaaaaggAAAAAACGAAAGCAGTCCATTCCCAGGCTTGAACTGTCGTCTGCACTCTTGTTGAGTCATTTGTACGAGAAATTTTGCAAAGCAACGTCCATTGACGTTCAGAGTTTTTTTTGGACTGATTCCACTATCGTGAAGTGTTGGTTGGCATCCGTTCCATCTCGCTGGCAAGCCTTTGTGGCAAACCGGGTCTCCGAAATCCAGCATTTGACGAAAAAGGGAAGCTGGCATCATGTTCCTGGTTCTGAAAACCCGGCTGACATCATTTCCCGTGGGATGACTCCCGTTCAACTCCAATATCAGCCGCTTTGGTTTGAAGGGCCACTTTGGTTGAAGCAAACCCGTGACACTTGGCCTGAGGTGAATGAAATGACACCAGAACAGTTCGATAAAACTACGTTAGAAGAAAAGGTATCAGTATCGTTGCCCGTTCAAAGCGTTGAACCGAATGAATTGTTTTCTTTGAAGTCTAAGTTCTCGCAGTTAATGCGCTTAGTATCCTGGTTTCAACGTTTCCGCCACAATTCCCAAAAGAAAAATCGAACATCTCGAAGGACAGGCAATCTTTCCTTCGAAGAGCTCAATGATGCTAAGAAAATTCTGGTCAGAGTGGCTCAAAGCGAATGCTTTAGCCAAGGAATTAAAGATTTGGACAAATCAAAGGAAGTTAGAACTTCATCGAGGATTTGTAGGCTAAATCCACATCTCGTAGACGGAATAATTTTGGTCGGCGGCCGGTTGGCAAATGCTCCAGTGTCCGAAAGTCGTAAGCATCCAATGATTCTGGACCATCACCATCCGCTTTCTGCCATGATTGTCCAACACTATCACGATTCCCTCTACCACGCTGGGCAGCAGCTGCCTATCGCCAGTGTTCGCGGGAAATTCTGGATAACCAGCCTTCGCGGTTTGGCGCGGAAAACCATCCATAGTTGTATCCCATGCTTCAGAGCAAAACCGAAGATTCTCGAGCAGCTTATGGCAGATCTACCACCAGTACGCGTCAATCCAGCACCTCCATTTCTGAAAGTGGGAGTAGATTACTGCGGCCCATTTGCGCTGACTTATCCTCATCATCGTGGTTCTCCAATTAAGTGCTTCGTATCCATTTTCGTGTGCCTAGTTACCAAGGCAGTCCACTTGGAGCTAGTCGCGGACCTCAGTACCGGAAGTTTTTTGGGAGCCTTGAAGAGATTTGTTGGCAGACGAGGAAAACCGAATCTCATCATGTGCGACAATGGGAGGAACTTTGTCGGGGCTAGTCGAGAGATTGCGGATCTTCAACGGCTGTTCCGAAGCCAACAGTTCCAAGATGGTGTGACGACGCAAGCTTACCGAGAAGATATCAACTTCCAATTCATCCCTGCCCGGTCACCAAATTTCGGGGGATTGTGGGAAGCGGCGGTGAAATCCTTCAAAAGCGCTTTCAAAAGAACGATTGGATCCAGAATTCTGCGATACGACGAAATGACGACGGTTTTGGCTCAAACAGAAGCGGTTTTGAATTCACGCCCTCTTACCCCCTTGAGCGATGATCCTGACGATTTCGAGGCCCTCACTCCTGGGAATTTCTTAACCCAACGTCCGCTTATCGCTCTCGAAGAACCAGATCTGGAGGATACCTCAGACAACCGTCTGAGCATGTGGCAGAAGTCGACGAAGTATACCAAGTTAGTTTGGAAGAAATGGTCCAAACTATACCTCTCAGATCTCCAAACCAGAACCAAGTGGACCAGAAAAAGGGACAACATCTCCAGAGATACGATGGTGCTGATAGTCAACGAGCAAATACCGCCATTGCGATGGCCATTGGGACGAGTAACCGAGGTTTTCCGAGGTCCTGATGGAAATATCCGAGTCGTAAATGTGCGAACGAAAGACGGCATCTACGGAAGAGCGATCTCCAAGATATGTGTTCTTCCAATGCCGAACAACCCTCCAAACGCCGATGGGGAGAATTAA